A single region of the Halopiger xanaduensis SH-6 genome encodes:
- a CDS encoding DUF7859 family protein produces the protein MLELIPDDPVIIAIVLILLALIFFSYLLLRRTVLEFREGMRGK, from the coding sequence ATGCTGGAGCTCATCCCCGACGACCCCGTCATCATCGCCATCGTCCTGATCCTGCTGGCGCTGATCTTCTTCTCGTACCTGCTGCTCCGGCGCACCGTCCTCGAGTTCCGCGAGGGAATGCGCGGGAAGTAG
- a CDS encoding argininosuccinate synthase: MTRVALAFSGGLDTTVCVPLLEEEYGYDEVIGVTVDVGQPAEEFEEAEETAEALDLDHYVVDAKDEFADLCLESVRANATYQGYPLGTALARPVIAKAILEVAEEQDCDGIAHGCTGKGNDQLRFEAVWRDSDLEVIAPVRELGLTREWEQEYADERDLPVEGGSGGDWSIDTNLWSRSVEGDKLEDPSYVPPEEIYAWTQSPTGDSQEIEIEFEEGYPVAVDGVEYEPVELIQHLNEVAGPYGVGRTDSMEDRMLGLKVRENYEHPAATTLLNAHEALEGLVLTQEEREFKQLIDQRWAKKGYEGLVDAPLVSALEGFIAETQKRVTGTVTIRFEGGQARAVARDSTFAAYSAEHASFDTETVGKIKQEDATGVAKYHGFQRRLANEAIAANAEDAEEVELATDGSGDETDE; encoded by the coding sequence ATGACCCGCGTGGCACTTGCGTTCTCGGGCGGCCTGGACACGACAGTCTGTGTCCCGCTGCTCGAGGAGGAGTACGGATACGACGAAGTAATCGGCGTTACGGTGGACGTCGGCCAGCCGGCCGAAGAGTTCGAGGAAGCCGAGGAAACCGCCGAGGCGCTCGATCTCGACCACTACGTCGTCGACGCGAAAGACGAATTTGCGGACCTCTGTCTCGAGAGCGTCCGAGCGAACGCGACCTACCAGGGCTACCCGCTCGGCACCGCACTGGCGCGACCCGTGATCGCGAAGGCGATCCTCGAGGTCGCCGAGGAGCAGGACTGCGACGGCATCGCCCACGGCTGTACGGGCAAGGGCAACGACCAGCTCCGGTTCGAGGCCGTCTGGCGCGACTCGGATCTGGAAGTCATCGCGCCCGTGCGCGAACTCGGCCTGACCCGCGAGTGGGAACAGGAGTACGCCGACGAGCGCGACCTGCCCGTCGAGGGCGGCAGCGGCGGCGACTGGTCGATCGACACCAACCTCTGGAGCCGCTCCGTCGAGGGCGACAAGCTCGAGGATCCGAGCTACGTTCCGCCGGAGGAGATCTACGCCTGGACCCAATCGCCCACCGGCGACAGCCAGGAGATCGAAATCGAGTTCGAGGAGGGCTACCCCGTCGCCGTCGACGGCGTCGAGTACGAGCCCGTCGAACTCATCCAGCACCTGAACGAGGTCGCCGGCCCCTACGGCGTCGGTCGCACGGACTCGATGGAGGACCGCATGCTCGGCCTGAAGGTCCGCGAAAACTACGAGCACCCGGCCGCGACGACCCTGCTGAACGCCCACGAGGCCCTCGAGGGCCTCGTGCTCACCCAGGAGGAACGCGAGTTCAAGCAGCTGATCGATCAGCGCTGGGCGAAGAAGGGCTACGAAGGACTGGTCGACGCGCCGCTCGTGAGCGCGCTCGAGGGCTTTATCGCGGAGACCCAGAAGCGCGTCACTGGAACCGTCACGATCCGCTTCGAAGGCGGCCAAGCCCGCGCGGTCGCACGCGACAGCACGTTCGCGGCCTACTCGGCCGAACACGCCTCCTTCGACACGGAGACGGTCGGCAAGATCAAGCAGGAGGACGCCACCGGCGTCGCGAAGTACCACGGCTTCCAGCGCCGCCTCGCCAACGAGGCCATCGCGGCCAACGCCGAGGACGCGGAGGAGGTCGAACTCGCGACGGACGGTAGCGGCGACGAAACTGACGAGTAA
- a CDS encoding sulfurtransferase TusA family protein: MPSIDDVTDTPDELSDDEAEELLEEADLVQDMMGEVCPYPQVEAKKGLQQLESGDLLVQETDHVPCTENVPKAVGDDAEAKVWRSGDATYRIYLRKQ, encoded by the coding sequence ATGCCATCCATCGACGACGTCACCGACACGCCGGACGAACTGAGCGACGACGAAGCCGAGGAACTGCTCGAGGAGGCCGACCTCGTCCAGGACATGATGGGCGAGGTCTGCCCGTACCCACAGGTCGAGGCCAAGAAGGGCCTCCAGCAACTGGAATCGGGCGACCTCCTCGTCCAGGAGACGGATCACGTCCCCTGCACCGAGAACGTGCCCAAGGCCGTCGGCGACGACGCCGAGGCGAAGGTCTGGCGCAGCGGGGACGCGACCTACCGGATCTACCTCCGCAAGCAGTAA
- a CDS encoding 2'-5' RNA ligase family protein, whose amino-acid sequence MYSVNVPVPGRVRQLADELYPDLIGFDTIRETHSCLLKRLGDADHVSQLQHRVHRALESAPAVEARITGIDYFADPPLGSAPVVYLAVESPGLEALHADLAETFDAVDGLEGADYVPHVTLARGGDAETARRLADREIEPVTWTVSELEFWDGTYKLPVSRVSLPA is encoded by the coding sequence GTGTACAGCGTCAACGTCCCCGTCCCCGGCCGCGTCCGCCAACTCGCGGACGAACTCTACCCCGACCTCATCGGCTTCGACACGATCCGCGAAACCCACTCCTGTCTGCTCAAGCGCCTCGGCGACGCCGATCACGTCTCCCAGTTACAACACCGCGTCCACCGCGCGCTCGAGAGCGCCCCCGCAGTCGAAGCCCGCATTACGGGGATCGACTACTTCGCGGACCCGCCGCTGGGCTCCGCGCCGGTCGTCTACCTCGCCGTCGAGAGCCCCGGTCTCGAGGCGCTGCACGCAGACCTCGCCGAGACCTTCGACGCCGTCGACGGCCTCGAGGGTGCCGATTACGTTCCGCACGTAACATTGGCCCGCGGCGGCGACGCCGAGACCGCGCGGCGGCTGGCCGACCGCGAGATCGAGCCGGTGACCTGGACGGTCAGCGAGCTCGAGTTCTGGGACGGTACCTACAAGCTACCGGTGAGCCGCGTGTCGTTACCGGCCTGA
- a CDS encoding helix-turn-helix transcriptional regulator: protein MDGKGLRALLCALVVVGCLFAVAPIGAPFAAADAGNGGPNALAQQDEGLSQTQTQRMQGNGSGQEGSDQLDDADEIHIDVFVRENGSARFVVDYRFENDSSGDWEALREDIEANGDTYVADEMDAWNRTLEDSANATDREMHLESGAIGTDTSTQPRNLGHVQVSFEWVNFAYVELNRIEVGDVLTGIVLSQDTTMEVYPPEGYVISEDESSTESNEDSVFWQGDSTDFTADPPTVVMIENGDTSNESANATPNSGASGEQGQGQGPAMRWVIVAGALALLAAVGAAGWWIRDRGILGPSPAPESGAGGGSPPAESAANGGETTSNGPPPELLSNEERVLRLLEQRGGRIKQQAVVSELDWTEAKTSQVVSGLREDGEIEVFRIGRENVLSLPDEGDGGNHNVPSGPGSGSASDPETSAGKE from the coding sequence ATGGACGGGAAGGGGCTGCGAGCCCTGCTTTGCGCGCTCGTAGTAGTCGGGTGCCTGTTCGCGGTCGCGCCGATCGGCGCACCGTTTGCGGCCGCGGACGCCGGGAACGGCGGCCCGAACGCGCTGGCACAGCAGGACGAGGGGCTGTCGCAGACGCAAACGCAACGGATGCAAGGAAACGGGAGCGGACAGGAGGGGAGCGACCAGCTCGACGACGCCGACGAGATACACATCGACGTCTTCGTCCGCGAGAACGGCTCGGCGAGATTCGTCGTCGACTACCGGTTCGAAAACGACTCCTCGGGCGACTGGGAGGCGCTTCGGGAGGACATCGAGGCCAACGGCGACACGTACGTGGCCGACGAGATGGACGCCTGGAACCGGACCCTCGAGGACAGCGCGAACGCGACGGACCGCGAAATGCACCTCGAGAGCGGCGCGATCGGGACCGACACGAGTACGCAGCCGCGGAACCTCGGTCACGTCCAGGTTTCCTTCGAGTGGGTCAACTTCGCCTACGTCGAACTCAATCGGATCGAAGTCGGCGACGTCCTGACCGGCATCGTCCTCTCGCAGGACACCACGATGGAGGTGTATCCGCCGGAGGGATACGTCATCAGCGAGGACGAATCTTCGACGGAATCCAACGAGGACTCGGTGTTCTGGCAGGGCGACAGCACCGATTTCACCGCCGATCCGCCGACGGTCGTGATGATCGAAAACGGCGACACGTCGAACGAGTCGGCGAACGCGACGCCGAACTCGGGTGCATCCGGCGAGCAAGGGCAAGGGCAGGGGCCGGCGATGCGGTGGGTCATCGTCGCGGGCGCGCTCGCGCTGCTGGCGGCCGTCGGCGCCGCCGGGTGGTGGATCCGCGATCGAGGGATTCTCGGCCCGAGTCCGGCTCCCGAATCCGGGGCCGGCGGCGGTTCGCCGCCGGCCGAGAGCGCGGCGAACGGCGGCGAGACGACGTCGAACGGGCCGCCGCCGGAACTGCTGAGCAACGAGGAGCGCGTCCTCCGCTTGCTCGAGCAGCGGGGCGGACGGATCAAACAGCAGGCGGTGGTCTCGGAACTGGACTGGACCGAGGCCAAGACGAGCCAGGTCGTCAGCGGCCTGCGCGAGGACGGCGAGATCGAGGTGTTCCGGATCGGCCGGGAGAACGTGCTGTCGCTGCCCGACGAGGGCGACGGCGGGAACCACAACGTGCCGTCGGGACCGGGAAGCGGTTCGGCGTCCGATCCGGAGACCAGCGCCGGAAAGGAGTGA
- a CDS encoding metallophosphoesterase, giving the protein MTRIAIFSDTHSTVGHELEGEALTAAREADVVIHAGDFTSAAALEAFREECDRLFAVHGNADSGAVRDRLPEARVLEEAGVRFAVTHRREGGEVGLSMFGRSRGADVVVSGHTHHPTVVDVEDCLLLNPGSHAQPRGHRPGFAVLEAVADGTGLEGEIREPDGTLVESFDVAGTV; this is encoded by the coding sequence ATGACCAGGATCGCGATCTTCTCGGACACGCACAGCACGGTCGGCCACGAACTCGAGGGCGAGGCCCTGACCGCGGCTCGCGAGGCGGATGTCGTTATCCACGCCGGCGATTTCACGAGTGCGGCAGCGCTCGAGGCCTTCCGGGAGGAGTGTGACCGCCTGTTCGCGGTTCACGGGAACGCGGATAGCGGTGCGGTTCGCGATCGGCTCCCCGAAGCGCGCGTCCTCGAGGAGGCGGGCGTCCGGTTCGCCGTCACGCACCGCCGCGAGGGCGGCGAGGTCGGCCTGTCGATGTTCGGCCGCTCGCGGGGCGCGGACGTCGTCGTCTCGGGACACACGCACCACCCGACCGTGGTCGACGTTGAGGATTGTCTCCTCCTCAATCCCGGGAGCCACGCCCAGCCGCGCGGTCACCGGCCCGGATTCGCGGTGCTCGAGGCGGTCGCGGACGGGACCGGACTCGAGGGCGAAATTCGGGAGCCGGACGGGACGCTCGTGGAGTCGTTCGACGTGGCGGGGACGGTATAG
- a CDS encoding threonine aldolase family protein has protein sequence MIDLRSDTVTTPDDDMRNAAATADVGDDVYGEDPTVNELETRAAEAVGKEAALYVPSGTMGNQIAARVHTDRGQEVLADRKSHVVKYELGGFAQHADLQVRMLETDRGVPTPEQVDEATVAEDLHRPGTGLLCLENTHNARGGLAIDPEKIAAAADAARERDVPVHLDGARVFNAATALDVPVSDIVDPVDSVMFCLSKGLGAPIGSMLAGSEEFVEEARRTRKLFGGGMRQAGIVAGPGLEALENVDDLAADHENARLLADGLSELEGFDVQEPETNIVLADVSETGLDGEAVLERCRERDVLATAFGPTTVRFCTHRDVDRENVERALERLVAEF, from the coding sequence ATGATCGATCTCCGCTCGGACACCGTCACGACGCCCGACGACGACATGCGCAACGCCGCGGCTACCGCCGACGTCGGCGACGACGTCTACGGCGAGGACCCGACCGTCAACGAACTCGAGACGCGCGCGGCCGAGGCCGTCGGCAAAGAAGCGGCCCTCTACGTCCCCTCCGGGACGATGGGCAACCAGATCGCAGCGCGAGTCCACACCGATCGCGGACAGGAGGTGCTGGCCGACCGCAAGAGCCACGTCGTCAAGTACGAACTCGGCGGCTTCGCCCAGCACGCCGACCTCCAAGTCCGCATGCTCGAGACCGACCGCGGCGTGCCGACGCCCGAGCAGGTCGACGAGGCCACCGTTGCAGAGGACCTCCATCGACCCGGCACCGGCCTCCTCTGCCTCGAAAACACGCACAACGCCCGCGGCGGACTCGCGATCGACCCCGAGAAGATCGCCGCCGCGGCCGACGCGGCCCGCGAACGCGACGTGCCGGTTCACCTCGACGGCGCGCGCGTGTTCAACGCCGCGACGGCGCTGGACGTCCCCGTCAGCGACATCGTCGACCCCGTCGACTCCGTCATGTTCTGCCTCTCGAAGGGGCTCGGCGCGCCGATCGGCTCGATGCTCGCCGGGAGCGAGGAGTTCGTCGAAGAAGCCCGGCGCACCCGCAAGCTGTTCGGCGGCGGCATGCGCCAGGCCGGAATCGTCGCCGGTCCCGGCCTCGAAGCCCTGGAGAACGTCGACGACCTCGCGGCGGATCACGAGAACGCGCGGCTGCTCGCCGACGGCCTGAGCGAGTTGGAGGGGTTCGACGTGCAGGAGCCGGAGACGAACATCGTTCTCGCGGACGTCTCGGAGACGGGACTGGACGGTGAGGCGGTGCTCGAGCGCTGCCGCGAGCGGGACGTGCTGGCGACGGCCTTCGGGCCGACGACGGTTCGGTTCTGCACCCACCGCGACGTCGACCGCGAGAACGTCGAACGGGCGCTCGAGCGGCTCGTAGCCGAGTTTTAA
- a CDS encoding cation diffusion facilitator family transporter, with the protein MASSTSVVLAALFANGAIAILKFGGFLLTGSPAMLSETYHSISDTGNQIFLLIGIKYGAQEANRTHPFGHGKAQFFYSLLVSVMLFGIAGWESARHGYDALTHGGVHRAAGDVTMLGRTFDPVYVNYAVLIGAIVFETYALWKAYQGISSQMDEYGWTSLREAFSKTSDVTTLTALTEDSIALAGAGIALAGVYLTRTTGNPMYDAASALIIGLLLMGFAVALAWENKRLILGESLAKPAEDELRAIVTDWDGVTELVDFRTVYFGAEELLVTADVAFDPGLETEEIDERITDLERALREHDDQVRNVYIEPQTRARP; encoded by the coding sequence ATGGCAAGTAGCACCTCCGTCGTGCTCGCGGCGCTGTTCGCGAACGGCGCGATCGCGATCCTGAAGTTCGGCGGGTTTCTGCTGACCGGCAGCCCCGCCATGCTGTCGGAGACGTATCACTCGATCTCGGACACGGGAAATCAGATCTTCCTGCTGATCGGGATCAAGTACGGCGCGCAGGAGGCGAACCGCACCCACCCGTTCGGCCACGGCAAGGCCCAGTTCTTCTACAGCCTCCTCGTGAGCGTCATGCTGTTCGGCATCGCCGGCTGGGAGAGCGCGAGACACGGCTACGACGCGCTGACCCACGGCGGCGTTCACCGCGCCGCCGGGGACGTCACGATGCTCGGACGGACGTTCGACCCGGTCTACGTCAACTACGCGGTCCTCATCGGGGCGATCGTCTTCGAGACCTACGCGCTCTGGAAGGCCTACCAAGGGATCAGCAGCCAGATGGACGAGTACGGCTGGACCAGCCTCCGCGAGGCGTTCAGCAAGACCAGCGACGTGACGACGCTGACCGCGCTCACCGAGGACAGCATCGCGCTCGCCGGCGCGGGGATCGCACTGGCCGGCGTCTATCTCACCCGAACGACCGGGAATCCGATGTACGACGCCGCCTCCGCGCTCATCATCGGGCTCCTGCTCATGGGCTTCGCCGTCGCGCTCGCCTGGGAGAACAAGCGGCTCATCCTCGGGGAGAGCCTCGCGAAACCGGCCGAGGACGAACTTCGTGCGATCGTCACCGACTGGGACGGCGTCACCGAACTCGTCGACTTCCGGACCGTCTACTTCGGCGCCGAGGAACTGCTCGTCACCGCCGACGTCGCGTTCGATCCCGGCCTCGAGACCGAGGAGATCGACGAGCGCATCACCGACCTCGAGCGCGCGCTGCGGGAGCACGACGATCAGGTGCGAAACGTCTACATCGAACCTCAGACGAGGGCCCGTCCGTAA
- a CDS encoding class I SAM-dependent methyltransferase, which translates to MEGSKRPAYEAHLERSRRMWDRWSDYYAMSERDLEPMREAAIDRLPLESGDRVLDVGCGPGVNFERLRDAIGPAGQLVAVDYSPEMVAKARDRVERHGWENVEVRRADATAVAFEEPFDAAVATLSLSVMPDVRGAAENVYSHLVPGGSFAVCDVRPVPTGPLRVVNPILRRFFRWYANRNPDGDVLESLRTVFDECEVLETYWCGIGYAAVCRRADPSEA; encoded by the coding sequence ATGGAAGGCTCAAAACGACCGGCCTACGAGGCCCACCTCGAGCGGAGCCGCCGGATGTGGGATCGCTGGAGCGACTACTACGCGATGAGCGAGCGCGACCTCGAGCCGATGCGCGAGGCCGCGATCGATCGCTTGCCGCTCGAGTCCGGGGATCGCGTCCTCGACGTCGGCTGCGGTCCGGGCGTCAACTTCGAGCGGCTTCGAGACGCGATCGGTCCGGCAGGACAGTTAGTCGCGGTCGATTACAGCCCCGAGATGGTCGCGAAGGCGCGGGACCGCGTCGAGCGCCACGGCTGGGAGAACGTCGAAGTCCGCCGCGCCGACGCGACCGCGGTCGCGTTCGAGGAGCCCTTCGACGCGGCGGTCGCGACGCTGTCGCTGAGCGTCATGCCCGACGTCCGCGGCGCCGCCGAGAACGTCTACAGCCATCTCGTTCCCGGCGGCTCGTTCGCCGTTTGCGACGTACGGCCCGTGCCGACGGGACCGCTGCGCGTCGTGAACCCGATTCTCCGGCGGTTCTTCCGCTGGTACGCGAACCGGAACCCCGACGGCGACGTCCTCGAGTCGCTCCGGACGGTCTTCGACGAGTGCGAGGTCCTCGAGACGTACTGGTGCGGCATCGGCTACGCCGCGGTCTGCCGGCGGGCGGACCCGTCGGAGGCGTAG
- a CDS encoding YeeE/YedE family protein, translated as MVSTLLVAAVVGIALGAFLQKGRFCFVNAFRDFFAYKDSRVTKGVLAATLLTMVFWGIAYQFGYYQGFWTPRWGLTGLVGGFVFGVGMTYAGGCASGTLYRAGEGYLQFWLTLLFMGVGYAGFTVAFPTLESTYFDALTFGEGVSLFAYSSLPAGLLALLVSGAVLLVYATLTGRSSVGAALGERADAAEFRPAALAAPAVGLRQFADGTRAYFAGLARAWRNPIEASKQPWDPRTAALGITAAAVLWFTQVSIVGVTGPEARWTGYLLSQVGVDAGSFEYWGSVLFQGQGVGVTVDMVMIAFVIVGAFLAAVWSGDFSLRVPKRRRLPNAVFGGLAMGAGSRLAPGCNIGNIYSGIAELSVHSFIAAVGIVAGVYVMTHWIYREVGCAI; from the coding sequence GTGGTTTCGACGCTACTCGTCGCAGCGGTCGTCGGGATCGCCCTCGGGGCCTTCCTCCAGAAGGGGCGGTTCTGCTTCGTGAACGCCTTCCGGGACTTCTTCGCCTACAAGGACTCCCGGGTCACGAAGGGCGTTCTCGCGGCGACGCTGCTCACGATGGTCTTCTGGGGCATCGCCTACCAATTCGGCTACTACCAGGGGTTCTGGACGCCGCGCTGGGGCCTGACCGGCCTCGTCGGCGGCTTCGTCTTCGGCGTGGGGATGACCTACGCCGGCGGCTGCGCCAGCGGCACGCTCTACCGGGCCGGCGAGGGCTACCTCCAGTTCTGGCTCACCCTGCTGTTCATGGGCGTCGGCTACGCCGGCTTCACCGTCGCCTTCCCGACGCTCGAGAGCACGTACTTCGACGCGCTGACCTTCGGCGAGGGCGTGAGCCTGTTCGCGTACTCCTCGCTGCCGGCCGGCCTGCTCGCGCTGTTGGTCTCGGGCGCCGTATTGCTCGTCTACGCGACGCTCACCGGCCGTTCGTCGGTCGGCGCCGCGCTCGGCGAGCGCGCCGACGCGGCCGAATTCCGACCGGCGGCGCTGGCCGCGCCCGCCGTGGGCCTCCGGCAGTTCGCGGACGGGACTCGCGCGTACTTCGCCGGCCTGGCCCGCGCCTGGCGGAATCCGATCGAAGCGAGCAAGCAGCCGTGGGACCCCCGCACCGCGGCGCTTGGAATCACCGCCGCCGCGGTGCTGTGGTTCACCCAGGTCTCGATCGTCGGCGTGACCGGCCCCGAGGCCCGCTGGACGGGCTACCTGCTTTCGCAGGTCGGCGTCGACGCGGGCTCGTTCGAGTACTGGGGCTCGGTGCTGTTCCAGGGGCAGGGCGTCGGCGTCACCGTCGACATGGTGATGATCGCGTTCGTCATCGTCGGCGCGTTTCTGGCCGCCGTCTGGAGCGGGGACTTCTCGCTTCGGGTCCCGAAGCGCCGCCGGCTCCCCAACGCCGTCTTCGGCGGCCTCGCGATGGGCGCCGGCTCGCGGCTCGCGCCGGGCTGCAACATCGGGAACATCTACTCCGGCATCGCGGAGCTGTCGGTCCACTCCTTTATCGCCGCCGTCGGCATCGTCGCCGGCGTCTACGTGATGACCCACTGGATCTACCGCGAGGTCGGCTGCGCGATCTAA
- a CDS encoding ATP-dependent DNA helicase → MSETTGYMRFFPYDQPYENQREAMDRIHNALVRGQNVLFEGACGTGKTLSSLVPALEVAREQNKTVVITTNVHQQMRQFVAEARAITREESIRAVVFKGKGSMCHIDVGYEECQALRDNTRALVDAERDKQQLERRQRELLTESQEEGSGGSAADARSAVMDELENIEERLEDLEDQNVCDYYRNNLTQDTDDFFGWLFEDVRTPDDIYEYAEQQQLCGYELLKEGIEGVDLVVCNYHHLLDPMIREQFFRWLGRDPEDVIAVFDEAHNVEDAARDHATQHCSERTFESALDELADADDPRSEDAANVLSAFHRALVEIYEDSFGFGEREQIGENWADVPIANEDRKDDLTLEFLQRYSGQGIQDDLEAAMKLGQELDQQYEEAYREGETATRTECQTLQAAAFVSAWMSEGSKEGQYPVVSVTRDAGTDEIYGRAELYTCLPRQVTGQLFEEVYATVLMSATLQPFDVTEDVLGLEDPVTMAYGLQFPEENRRTYAVETPPLFASDRDDPAVQEEVTDAIYDAVRMTPGNTLAFFPNYGEAERYADRLERRLGGDRRIHLDEPGVAVEELRQEFVAEDKAVLCTSLWGTLAEGVSFDGDDAHTVLVVGVPYPHLDDRAEAVQEAYDVAFDGTETGWRYAVEIPTVRKTRQALGRVLRSPDDVGVRALLDRRYSRSAKSDLGRYSVNGTFPHEEREELIDIGPEKLKFAMRNFYGDHGTYDGEPPAP, encoded by the coding sequence GTGTCCGAGACTACCGGGTACATGCGCTTTTTCCCGTACGACCAGCCGTACGAGAATCAGCGCGAGGCGATGGACCGCATCCACAACGCCCTGGTACGCGGGCAGAACGTCCTCTTCGAGGGGGCCTGCGGGACCGGCAAGACCCTCTCCTCGCTCGTGCCCGCCCTCGAGGTCGCCCGCGAGCAGAACAAGACGGTGGTCATCACGACCAACGTCCACCAGCAGATGCGCCAGTTCGTCGCCGAAGCCCGGGCGATCACGCGCGAGGAGTCGATTCGCGCCGTCGTCTTCAAGGGAAAGGGCTCGATGTGTCACATCGACGTCGGCTACGAGGAGTGCCAGGCGCTGCGGGACAACACCCGCGCGCTGGTCGACGCCGAGCGCGACAAGCAACAACTCGAGCGCCGCCAGCGCGAACTCCTAACGGAGAGCCAGGAGGAGGGTAGCGGCGGCTCCGCGGCCGACGCCCGCTCCGCCGTCATGGACGAACTCGAGAATATCGAGGAGCGACTCGAGGATCTCGAGGACCAGAACGTCTGCGACTACTACCGGAACAACCTCACCCAGGATACGGACGACTTCTTCGGCTGGCTCTTCGAGGACGTCCGCACGCCGGACGACATCTACGAGTACGCCGAGCAACAGCAACTCTGCGGCTACGAACTCCTGAAGGAGGGCATCGAGGGCGTCGATCTCGTCGTCTGTAACTACCACCACCTGCTGGACCCGATGATCCGCGAGCAGTTCTTCCGCTGGCTCGGCCGCGACCCCGAGGACGTCATCGCGGTCTTCGACGAGGCGCACAACGTCGAGGACGCCGCCCGCGACCACGCCACGCAACACTGCTCGGAACGGACCTTCGAGTCGGCCCTGGACGAACTCGCCGACGCCGACGACCCGCGCTCGGAGGACGCCGCGAACGTCCTCTCGGCGTTCCACCGCGCGCTCGTCGAAATCTACGAGGACTCGTTCGGCTTCGGCGAGCGCGAACAGATCGGCGAGAACTGGGCGGACGTCCCCATCGCCAACGAAGACCGCAAGGACGACCTCACGCTCGAGTTCCTCCAGCGCTACTCGGGACAGGGGATTCAGGACGACCTCGAGGCCGCGATGAAGCTGGGTCAGGAACTCGACCAGCAGTACGAGGAAGCGTATCGGGAGGGCGAGACCGCGACCCGGACGGAGTGTCAGACCCTGCAGGCCGCCGCCTTCGTCAGCGCGTGGATGTCGGAGGGCTCGAAGGAGGGCCAGTACCCGGTCGTCTCCGTCACGCGCGACGCCGGCACCGACGAGATCTACGGCCGCGCGGAGCTCTATACGTGCCTCCCGCGGCAGGTCACGGGTCAACTGTTCGAGGAGGTGTACGCGACCGTCCTGATGAGCGCCACCCTCCAGCCGTTCGACGTCACCGAGGACGTGCTCGGCCTCGAGGATCCCGTCACGATGGCCTACGGGCTGCAGTTTCCCGAGGAGAACCGCCGCACCTACGCCGTCGAGACGCCGCCGCTCTTTGCGTCGGACCGGGACGATCCCGCCGTCCAGGAGGAGGTCACCGACGCGATCTACGACGCCGTCCGGATGACGCCCGGCAACACGCTCGCCTTCTTCCCGAACTACGGCGAGGCCGAGCGGTACGCGGATCGGCTCGAGCGGCGGCTCGGCGGCGACCGGCGGATTCACCTGGACGAGCCGGGCGTCGCGGTCGAGGAACTCCGGCAGGAGTTCGTCGCGGAGGACAAGGCGGTGCTCTGTACCTCGCTGTGGGGAACGCTCGCGGAAGGAGTCAGTTTCGACGGCGACGACGCCCACACCGTCCTCGTGGTCGGCGTCCCCTACCCGCACCTCGACGACCGCGCGGAGGCGGTCCAGGAGGCCTACGACGTCGCCTTCGACGGCACCGAAACCGGTTGGCGCTACGCCGTCGAGATTCCGACGGTCCGCAAGACGCGACAGGCGCTCGGCCGCGTGCTCCGCTCGCCCGACGACGTCGGCGTCCGCGCACTGCTGGACCGGCGCTACTCGCGCTCGGCGAAGTCGGACCTCGGCCGGTACAGCGTCAACGGCACCTTCCCCCACGAGGAGCGCGAGGAACTGATCGACATCGGCCCGGAAAAACTCAAGTTCGCGATGCGGAACTTCTACGGCGACCACGGCACCTACGACGGCGAACCGCCGGCGCCGTGA
- a CDS encoding rhodanese-like domain-containing protein, translating to MVEELSPETVRERIERGDDDEFDLIDVRDADAYDDGHLPGAEHVTIEELEDTVVDRDWADDVVVYCYVGKTSVQAARLIEEYGDADSVASMAGGYDAWDPLEAEAAD from the coding sequence ATGGTCGAGGAACTCTCCCCTGAAACGGTCCGCGAACGCATCGAGCGCGGCGACGATGACGAGTTCGACCTCATCGACGTCCGCGACGCCGACGCCTACGACGACGGCCACCTCCCCGGCGCCGAACACGTCACCATCGAGGAACTCGAGGACACCGTCGTCGACCGCGACTGGGCCGACGACGTGGTCGTCTACTGCTACGTCGGCAAGACCTCGGTGCAGGCCGCCAGGCTCATCGAGGAGTACGGCGACGCCGACTCGGTCGCAAGCATGGCCGGCGGCTACGACGCCTGGGACCCGCTCGAGGCGGAGGCCGCGGACTGA
- a CDS encoding DUF7554 family protein, with translation MLDRRGSLDVETLLKLVLGLIAVLLVIEIVETLLSGLAWLLGPFVVIVQLAIAVLIVLWLLDRL, from the coding sequence ATGCTCGATCGACGCGGTTCCCTCGACGTCGAGACCCTCCTGAAACTCGTGCTCGGACTGATCGCCGTCCTGCTCGTGATCGAAATCGTCGAAACGCTACTGTCCGGGCTCGCGTGGCTGCTCGGCCCGTTCGTGGTGATCGTCCAACTGGCGATCGCCGTCCTGATCGTCCTCTGGTTGCTCGATCGGCTCTGA